A window of the Sneathiella sp. P13V-1 genome harbors these coding sequences:
- a CDS encoding PAS domain S-box protein yields MSALENTISGSAGEFDDLIFDWLWKIDASGMFTYSNGKLERQFGQPSATQTQQTLTDMISTFTDASNPKNRQQLIQLAKLMRERQDVMELAFSIALEYGQTLKLILSAKVLRNASGRFTGYRGAGRMEIQEFMHTEGSMQNKTLLMAIEHSPNGVLVTDQNGVIIYANPGFSKISGYEQKEVYGKTPKILNAGVNSPEFYQNFWGTLKKGQSWVGTIRNRRKNGEIFWCRESVSPVVRKDGVISNFIAIQQDVTSEVDAQKALKDSEARFKGYAEAASDWYWEMDENLRFTYVSDAACENAGMKRADMLGMSREELVTTDEDREHWSGHLEDLRAHRPFQDFSYSFVRKDGVVRQWQISGKPYFSEEGEFLGYRGVGKDVTEAAILEEQLRHSQKMEVVGHLTGGVAHDFNNLLGIIHGNAELLREALEEESVEGEKLDRIDNILFAAQRGSGITSQLLSFSRKQSLTPKILHLDSELARMRDIIQSSVGSAVKVECISDKHLWPVFVDEDQLFNAILNMSINAKDAMSGAGNLQIAARNVHVLMGDRRTDLKRGEYVVLKVKDTGCGIPRKYIKDVIEPFFSTKERGKGTGLGLSTVYGFVKRSGGSMWIDSKEGEGTEVQLYLPRKLLDT; encoded by the coding sequence GTGAGTGCACTGGAAAACACCATATCCGGCTCTGCCGGAGAATTTGATGACTTGATTTTCGACTGGTTGTGGAAAATCGACGCATCTGGCATGTTTACATACTCCAACGGAAAGCTCGAACGACAATTCGGTCAACCTTCTGCGACACAAACTCAGCAAACACTCACTGACATGATTTCGACTTTTACCGATGCCAGTAACCCTAAGAACCGGCAGCAGCTTATTCAGCTCGCTAAACTCATGCGAGAGCGTCAAGATGTCATGGAGTTGGCATTTTCGATCGCGCTGGAATACGGTCAGACTTTAAAGCTGATTTTATCGGCTAAGGTGCTCAGAAACGCATCCGGACGGTTTACTGGATATCGTGGCGCCGGGCGTATGGAGATTCAGGAGTTTATGCACACGGAAGGTTCCATGCAGAATAAAACTCTGTTAATGGCGATCGAGCATTCTCCCAATGGCGTACTTGTGACAGACCAAAATGGCGTAATCATCTACGCCAACCCGGGGTTTTCAAAAATCTCTGGTTACGAACAAAAGGAAGTATATGGAAAAACGCCTAAAATTTTGAACGCAGGTGTCAATAGTCCGGAATTCTATCAGAATTTCTGGGGAACTCTGAAAAAAGGACAAAGTTGGGTCGGTACCATACGCAATCGGCGTAAGAATGGTGAAATTTTCTGGTGTCGGGAAAGTGTTTCTCCAGTTGTACGAAAAGACGGAGTCATTTCAAATTTCATCGCCATTCAACAGGATGTAACCTCAGAAGTAGATGCGCAAAAAGCGCTTAAAGATAGTGAAGCACGTTTCAAAGGCTATGCAGAAGCAGCTTCTGACTGGTACTGGGAGATGGATGAGAATTTGCGTTTCACCTATGTGTCGGATGCAGCTTGCGAAAATGCAGGAATGAAGCGTGCCGATATGTTGGGGATGAGCCGTGAAGAGTTAGTGACAACCGATGAAGACCGGGAGCACTGGAGCGGGCATCTTGAAGATTTGCGCGCCCATCGACCGTTTCAGGATTTCAGTTATTCGTTTGTTCGCAAAGACGGAGTTGTGCGGCAGTGGCAGATTTCCGGTAAACCCTATTTCTCTGAAGAAGGGGAGTTCTTGGGGTATCGTGGTGTCGGCAAGGATGTAACTGAAGCGGCCATTTTGGAAGAACAACTGCGTCATTCACAAAAAATGGAAGTTGTGGGCCATCTGACTGGCGGCGTTGCTCACGATTTCAACAACTTGCTGGGTATCATCCATGGGAATGCTGAACTTCTTCGAGAAGCTCTTGAAGAAGAGAGTGTTGAGGGTGAAAAACTGGATCGCATCGATAATATTCTTTTTGCAGCTCAGCGCGGATCAGGAATTACCAGTCAACTTCTCAGTTTCTCTCGCAAGCAATCTTTGACGCCAAAAATATTGCATCTCGACAGTGAATTAGCAAGAATGCGGGACATCATACAAAGCAGTGTTGGCTCTGCAGTGAAAGTAGAATGTATTTCCGATAAGCATCTCTGGCCTGTATTTGTAGATGAGGATCAATTGTTTAATGCCATCCTCAACATGTCCATCAATGCCAAAGACGCGATGAGCGGGGCAGGAAACCTGCAAATCGCAGCCAGAAACGTCCATGTGCTGATGGGAGATCGACGTACGGATTTGAAGCGCGGTGAATATGTCGTGCTCAAAGTCAAAGATACCGGCTGCGGTATTCCCAGAAAATATATCAAAGACGTAATTGAGCCCTTCTTTTCCACGAAAGAGCGAGGTAAGGGAACCGGGCTTGGACTGTCAACTGTGTATGGCTTTGTAAAACGGTCAGGTGGCAGCATGTGGATCGACAGTAAAGAAGGTGAGGGAACAGAGGTTCAGCTTTACTTGCCACGTAAATTACTGGACACTTGA
- a CDS encoding pentapeptide repeat-containing protein — MKTLTPQELIKKLELHAKWLKNPKEGEQAILKHMDLSGANLEGAKLQKSVLSGSRLSRAILRGANLMATDLFAVDFTKADLTNALLIRADLRGAELKGAKLNGANLQEADFRGGSMILAGGETVTFQSTDLSDSEMEDVVAEKANLSGANLSGAHLANANLAYSQLNGADLSGAKLENAALLGANLEGCDLSGSDLSGADLSDANLSGASIDGCNLEAANLAGANLEGIELNDLQKAAVPKSTKETISVISPNLKAILEKHYVWVETNGREGIRADLHEMDLSNMDFAGKPLSGANMRGANLSGANLQGALLVMTDMSHCKLANINLQDAVMEGVNLTRSNLSNADLSRAQITAVDLKGPDGKPMGKKWPANLAAATFKGAKLVGTDLTEANLIDANFIGADLTEVKLKNAVLEDARFDPDFKVPVSAD, encoded by the coding sequence ATGAAAACCCTAACTCCGCAAGAACTAATAAAAAAGCTGGAGCTGCACGCGAAATGGCTAAAGAACCCGAAAGAGGGTGAACAAGCCATTTTGAAGCACATGGATTTGTCTGGTGCCAATCTTGAAGGTGCCAAATTACAAAAATCAGTCCTTTCAGGTAGCCGCTTATCCCGCGCTATTTTGCGTGGGGCTAATCTAATGGCAACCGATCTGTTTGCCGTGGATTTCACAAAAGCCGACCTTACCAATGCGTTACTCATTCGCGCAGATCTTCGCGGCGCAGAACTTAAAGGTGCCAAACTCAATGGCGCGAACCTGCAAGAAGCGGATTTCCGTGGCGGTTCCATGATCCTTGCTGGCGGGGAGACTGTAACCTTCCAGTCAACTGATCTTAGTGATTCCGAGATGGAAGATGTTGTTGCTGAAAAAGCAAATCTTTCGGGTGCAAACCTGTCTGGGGCCCACTTAGCCAACGCCAACCTCGCTTACTCGCAGCTGAACGGCGCCGATCTTTCCGGAGCAAAACTTGAAAATGCGGCACTCCTTGGTGCAAACCTTGAAGGGTGCGATCTGAGTGGTTCAGATCTTTCCGGGGCGGATCTTTCTGACGCCAATCTGTCAGGTGCCAGTATTGATGGGTGTAATCTTGAGGCGGCGAACCTCGCTGGCGCAAACCTTGAAGGGATTGAACTCAATGACCTTCAAAAAGCTGCTGTTCCAAAATCAACCAAAGAGACTATTTCTGTCATTTCGCCAAACCTCAAGGCGATCCTGGAAAAACACTATGTCTGGGTGGAAACCAATGGGCGTGAAGGAATACGTGCAGACCTGCATGAAATGGATCTTTCGAACATGGACTTTGCCGGAAAACCGCTTAGCGGTGCCAATATGCGTGGAGCAAATCTCAGTGGGGCTAACCTTCAAGGTGCCTTACTTGTCATGACGGATATGTCCCACTGTAAACTCGCCAATATCAACCTGCAGGACGCCGTAATGGAAGGTGTAAACCTCACGCGTTCCAACTTGTCCAATGCCGATCTCTCCCGTGCTCAGATTACGGCAGTCGACCTGAAAGGCCCTGATGGGAAACCAATGGGTAAGAAATGGCCAGCGAACCTTGCTGCTGCGACCTTTAAAGGAGCGAAACTTGTGGGGACTGATCTAACTGAAGCGAACCTTATCGACGCCAATTTTATCGGGGCCGATCTTACTGAGGTCAAACTTAAAAATGCGGTACTGGAAGATGCCCGTTTCGATCCGGATTTCAAGGTACCCGTTTCAGCAGATTAG
- a CDS encoding PilZ domain-containing protein produces the protein METTSTTNRRQHKRILVSSPTKVQSGDNEYSGRILNISAGGAGIQMDVQLHDNSQITVNIDDVGMIPAKVVRNLQDGVAVKFMLSEEKEQQFIRMVEGIVAKSRGSAEEKAAS, from the coding sequence ATGGAAACTACGTCTACTACTAATCGTCGCCAGCACAAGCGTATCCTCGTGTCTAGCCCGACCAAAGTGCAAAGTGGAGACAACGAATATTCAGGCCGTATCCTGAACATTTCTGCAGGTGGTGCAGGCATTCAGATGGATGTTCAGCTGCACGATAACAGCCAGATCACAGTCAATATCGACGATGTGGGGATGATTCCTGCCAAAGTGGTTCGCAATCTGCAGGATGGTGTTGCTGTGAAATTCATGTTGAGTGAAGAAAAAGAACAGCAATTCATTAGAATGGTTGAAGGCATTGTCGCGAAATCTCGTGGCTCAGCCGAGGAAAAAGCTGCAAGCTGA
- a CDS encoding DMT family transporter, whose protein sequence is MDNLKGSLYMVLAMAAFALEDMLFKAATEHASIAYSVILFGLGGLVIFLGLTWRAGEVIFHPGLKSRALIVRTIFELGGRLFFALALALTPLSTASAILQATPLVVALGAVIFFAERVGWRRWLAIGIGFVGVLLILRPGLDGFEATSIFAVLATIGFAGRDLATRASPPSMSSRQLGVYGFANIVFAGLIILYFNPEGTFPEGNSLLYLLGASTIGVLAYLALTLSMRIGEISVVASYRYTRLVFAMLLGILVFQETPDALTLVGSAVIVLSGLYTAIRNRKAG, encoded by the coding sequence GTGGATAACTTAAAAGGCAGCCTTTATATGGTGCTGGCCATGGCGGCGTTTGCCCTTGAAGACATGCTTTTCAAGGCGGCGACCGAGCATGCCTCTATTGCGTATTCCGTGATCCTGTTTGGTCTTGGCGGCCTTGTGATCTTCTTAGGCCTTACGTGGCGGGCAGGGGAGGTTATCTTCCATCCAGGCCTTAAATCCCGTGCACTGATCGTCAGAACCATTTTTGAATTGGGCGGTAGGCTCTTCTTCGCTCTTGCGCTCGCCTTGACGCCTCTATCCACCGCTTCCGCCATTTTGCAGGCCACACCATTGGTCGTGGCACTTGGTGCTGTGATCTTCTTTGCCGAACGCGTTGGTTGGCGGCGTTGGCTTGCCATTGGGATCGGATTTGTTGGGGTTCTTTTGATTTTGCGTCCCGGCCTTGATGGGTTTGAGGCAACCTCCATCTTTGCAGTTCTCGCAACCATCGGCTTTGCCGGGCGTGATCTTGCCACGCGCGCCAGCCCACCCAGCATGTCATCACGTCAGCTTGGGGTATATGGTTTTGCCAATATCGTTTTTGCGGGACTGATTATCCTTTATTTCAACCCAGAAGGTACTTTCCCGGAAGGGAACAGCCTGCTGTATTTGTTGGGGGCATCCACAATCGGTGTGCTGGCCTATCTGGCGCTCACACTTTCCATGCGGATCGGCGAAATATCCGTGGTGGCGTCCTATCGTTACACTCGTCTTGTCTTTGCCATGCTGCTTGGCATTCTGGTGTTTCAGGAAACGCCGGATGCACTGACCCTCGTCGGTAGTGCGGTTATTGTCCTAAGTGGTCTTTATACCGCCATCCGCAATCGCAAAGCAGGCTAA
- the arsB gene encoding ACR3 family arsenite efflux transporter, with the protein MTETTNPTNEPTPSAIGFFEKWLSLWVALCIVAGLTLGNFLPQLFQLLASWEYASVNLVVAVLIWGMIYPMMINVDFGSLAKIGERPKGLVITIVVNWLIKPFSMVLFGTLFFEILFVDLISPENAQEYIAGLILLGAAPCTAMVFVWSQLTKGDPNYTLVQVSVNDIIMIFAFAPIVAFLLGVTDIAVPWETLILSVVLYVVTPLVAGFITRRVIMNGQSKEVGEARVHDFTAKLKSGSVLSLLLTVVLLFGFQGHVILEKPTVILLIAAPLLAQSYSIFALAYATAWAWKVPHKVAAPCAMIGTSNFFELAVAVAISLFGLNSGAALTTVVGVLVEVPVMLSLVAFANRTRGWFRAK; encoded by the coding sequence ATGACCGAAACAACAAATCCAACAAATGAGCCGACACCCTCTGCCATAGGCTTTTTTGAAAAGTGGCTCTCCCTTTGGGTGGCGCTTTGTATTGTCGCGGGGCTCACTCTTGGTAATTTCCTGCCCCAATTGTTTCAGCTTTTGGCATCCTGGGAATATGCGTCGGTTAATCTGGTCGTGGCGGTGCTGATCTGGGGGATGATTTACCCCATGATGATCAACGTGGATTTTGGAAGCCTCGCCAAAATCGGCGAGCGCCCGAAAGGCCTTGTGATCACCATCGTGGTGAACTGGCTGATCAAGCCTTTCTCTATGGTCTTGTTTGGCACGCTTTTCTTCGAAATTCTGTTTGTGGATCTGATTTCCCCTGAAAATGCGCAGGAATATATCGCTGGGCTTATTCTGCTGGGTGCGGCGCCTTGTACGGCCATGGTTTTCGTCTGGTCACAGTTGACTAAGGGGGATCCCAACTACACGCTGGTGCAGGTGTCGGTGAATGACATCATCATGATTTTCGCCTTCGCCCCCATCGTGGCGTTCCTGTTAGGTGTCACGGACATCGCCGTCCCGTGGGAAACATTGATCCTCTCCGTCGTATTGTATGTAGTGACACCGCTGGTGGCGGGTTTTATCACGCGCCGAGTGATCATGAACGGACAAAGCAAAGAAGTGGGGGAGGCGCGTGTTCACGACTTCACTGCCAAGCTGAAAAGCGGCTCCGTACTTTCTTTGTTATTAACAGTGGTTCTCCTGTTTGGGTTTCAAGGGCATGTGATCTTGGAAAAACCCACCGTTATCCTTCTGATCGCGGCACCACTTCTTGCTCAATCATACAGCATCTTTGCCCTTGCATACGCTACGGCATGGGCATGGAAAGTCCCCCATAAAGTCGCCGCTCCCTGCGCAATGATCGGCACCTCCAACTTCTTCGAACTCGCCGTCGCCGTCGCCATCAGCCTCTTCGGCCTCAACTCCGGCGCCGCCCTCACCACCGTTGTTGGTGTGCTGGTTGAGGTGCCTGTGATGCTGTCACTAGTAGCCTTTGCGAATAGAACGCGGGGGTGGTTTCGGGCAAAATGA
- a CDS encoding winged helix-turn-helix domain-containing protein, translating into MKPISISNKEARQLWLSSQGLGEAPTGPLDVLGIIKKLGFVQLDTIQVVSRAHHHILWSRNQNYREPMLDQLLGQDRSIFEHFTHDASVIPMDYLPMWQRQFRRKKEQMDRPGWFKNPPDKSIRNAVLERIRDEGPLSTHAFDTKVVGEKKMWSRPPHKLALDYMWYSGELATSHRVNFTKFYDLAERVFPEDLHRTQMSDEEQIDWLCRAALDRMGFGTAGDIQRYWDALSAKEVRDWIARSNATLQTVDIETAKKDRVVAFAPSDIEERLEGLKPATSRLRILNPFDPVIRDRDRLSRLFGFEYRVEMFVPADKRIWGYYVYPILEGHRFVGRIEVKADRKKSVLNVINFWPEKGCQWPTSRRQKLTSELDRMKKLVGVDDVVWAV; encoded by the coding sequence GTGAAACCGATATCTATTTCAAATAAAGAAGCACGTCAGCTTTGGCTGTCCTCTCAAGGGTTGGGGGAGGCGCCAACTGGTCCGTTGGATGTGCTGGGGATCATAAAGAAACTAGGCTTTGTGCAGCTTGATACCATACAGGTCGTGTCGCGTGCGCATCATCATATTCTGTGGAGCCGCAATCAAAACTACCGCGAACCCATGCTGGATCAGTTGCTTGGGCAAGACCGTTCGATTTTCGAGCATTTCACCCATGATGCCTCCGTTATTCCCATGGACTACCTTCCCATGTGGCAACGCCAGTTCCGCCGTAAGAAGGAGCAGATGGATCGTCCGGGATGGTTTAAAAATCCACCTGATAAGTCTATTCGCAACGCCGTGTTGGAGCGCATTCGCGATGAGGGACCCTTGTCGACCCACGCCTTTGATACCAAAGTTGTCGGAGAGAAGAAGATGTGGTCCCGCCCACCGCATAAACTTGCGCTGGATTACATGTGGTACAGCGGCGAACTGGCGACAAGTCACAGAGTGAATTTCACCAAATTCTATGATCTGGCTGAACGTGTCTTTCCTGAAGACTTGCACCGTACCCAAATGAGCGATGAAGAGCAGATTGATTGGTTATGTCGCGCCGCCTTGGATCGAATGGGGTTTGGGACCGCCGGTGACATTCAAAGATATTGGGATGCGCTTAGCGCCAAGGAAGTGCGCGACTGGATCGCGCGCTCAAACGCAACCCTTCAAACTGTTGACATCGAAACGGCGAAAAAAGACCGGGTCGTTGCATTTGCGCCTTCGGACATCGAAGAAAGACTAGAGGGTTTAAAACCTGCCACGAGCCGGCTTCGTATTCTCAATCCGTTTGATCCCGTTATTCGCGATCGGGATCGCCTCTCCCGTTTGTTTGGGTTTGAATATCGGGTGGAAATGTTCGTACCCGCGGATAAACGCATTTGGGGATACTATGTCTACCCAATCCTGGAAGGTCACCGGTTTGTTGGGCGCATCGAAGTAAAGGCGGACCGCAAAAAATCCGTTCTAAACGTGATCAATTTCTGGCCCGAAAAAGGCTGCCAATGGCCCACCAGCCGCCGCCAGAAACTGACATCAGAGTTGGACCGTATGAAGAAACTCGTCGGAGTAGATGACGTTGTCTGGGCTGTGTGA
- a CDS encoding Ppx/GppA phosphatase family protein: MTTADKPDKGRDARRRYLRRPRSKQRNTGRWSHTYGAVDLGTNNCRLLVAKPNSGGFRVIDSFSRIVRLGEGVSQSGLLSDAAMNRTIDALGICADKMKKRGVSRMRCVATEVCRKADNTEAFVARVKDEIGMDLDVITTEEEAGLALDGCSPLLDYRNGHALVFDIGGGSTELVWLRLGKDQKNEIIGWTSIPYGVVSLTERHGDVSASTGVYRNMMDEVAAHIHEFEREHGISDIIADGRVQMLGTSGTVTTLAGVHFGLKRYNRQRVDGAWLKSSKMIEICERLSMSDYGERALEPCIGEERADLVVSGCAIVQAMHNVWPVSSMRVADRGVREGLLQRLMREADQEAKAQRPRHRNRNRRRRGRGNAPVKEVAK; this comes from the coding sequence GTGACAACAGCAGACAAGCCTGACAAGGGACGAGACGCACGAAGGAGATATCTGAGACGACCACGTTCCAAACAACGAAATACAGGCAGATGGTCCCACACATATGGGGCCGTGGATCTGGGAACGAATAACTGCCGGCTACTTGTGGCCAAGCCAAATTCCGGCGGTTTTAGAGTGATCGATAGCTTCTCGCGGATTGTCCGCTTGGGCGAAGGCGTAAGTCAAAGCGGCCTGTTATCAGATGCCGCAATGAACCGCACAATAGATGCACTTGGCATCTGTGCGGATAAAATGAAGAAACGTGGCGTGTCGCGTATGCGATGTGTTGCAACCGAAGTGTGCCGAAAAGCCGATAACACGGAGGCGTTTGTCGCTCGTGTGAAGGATGAGATTGGCATGGATCTTGACGTCATCACCACAGAAGAAGAGGCGGGGTTGGCCCTTGATGGCTGTTCGCCGCTCCTTGATTATCGGAACGGCCATGCGCTGGTTTTTGATATTGGTGGGGGCAGTACGGAACTTGTCTGGCTGCGCCTAGGCAAGGACCAGAAAAACGAAATTATTGGCTGGACGTCCATCCCTTATGGCGTTGTGTCCTTGACAGAACGTCATGGCGACGTATCTGCATCTACAGGCGTCTATCGGAATATGATGGATGAAGTGGCCGCGCATATTCATGAATTTGAGCGCGAACACGGGATTTCAGACATCATCGCCGATGGTCGGGTTCAGATGCTGGGCACGTCCGGTACAGTGACAACATTAGCGGGTGTTCATTTTGGCCTGAAGCGGTATAACCGCCAGCGGGTCGATGGGGCTTGGCTGAAATCGTCGAAGATGATCGAGATTTGCGAGCGGCTTTCCATGAGTGATTACGGAGAGCGGGCGCTGGAGCCTTGTATTGGTGAGGAGCGGGCAGATCTGGTGGTCTCCGGCTGTGCCATTGTGCAGGCCATGCATAATGTCTGGCCGGTGAGCAGTATGCGGGTTGCCGATCGGGGTGTGCGCGAAGGATTGCTTCAACGCCTGATGCGCGAAGCCGATCAGGAAGCCAAGGCACAACGGCCACGACATAGAAATAGAAACAGGCGCCGCCGCGGACGTGGCAATGCCCCTGTTAAAGAAGTAGCGAAATGA
- a CDS encoding RlmE family RNA methyltransferase — MTERKKKNTSGRSSAEMTGRLLHTKVKSARGRKYSSKLWLERQLNDPYVVEAKTRGLRSRAAFKLMQLDDRYKLLKPGDSVVDLGAAPGGWTQIAVDRVGAVKGKGQVLAVDILKMEEMAGAKVMQLDFTEEDADVKVKNELGGPVNAVISDMAAPTTGHRQTDHLRIVYMCELALHFAIDVLAPGGCFIAKVLKGGTENELLDQLKKNFAVVRHAKPEASRADSREAYVIATGFRGGE, encoded by the coding sequence ATGACAGAACGTAAGAAGAAAAACACAAGCGGCCGCAGCAGTGCGGAAATGACAGGCCGCTTGCTGCATACCAAAGTGAAAAGCGCACGGGGACGTAAATATTCGTCCAAGCTTTGGCTGGAGCGGCAGTTGAACGACCCCTATGTGGTGGAGGCCAAGACACGTGGTCTTCGCTCCCGCGCGGCGTTTAAACTGATGCAGCTTGATGATCGGTATAAATTGCTCAAACCCGGCGATAGTGTCGTGGATCTGGGCGCGGCCCCGGGTGGCTGGACGCAGATTGCTGTGGACCGTGTGGGCGCGGTCAAGGGCAAAGGGCAGGTACTCGCCGTTGATATCCTCAAAATGGAGGAAATGGCCGGCGCGAAGGTGATGCAGCTCGACTTCACAGAAGAAGATGCGGATGTGAAGGTGAAAAACGAACTTGGTGGTCCAGTGAACGCCGTGATTTCCGATATGGCGGCGCCGACAACGGGCCATCGGCAGACGGATCACCTCCGCATTGTCTATATGTGTGAACTGGCGCTTCATTTTGCCATTGATGTGCTGGCTCCGGGCGGGTGTTTTATCGCCAAAGTTCTAAAAGGCGGCACAGAGAATGAATTGCTGGATCAGCTGAAGAAAAACTTCGCGGTAGTGCGTCACGCCAAGCCCGAAGCCAGCCGCGCTGATTCCAGAGAAGCCTACGTTATTGCAACAGGATTTCGTGGGGGAGAGTGA